Proteins found in one Loxodonta africana isolate mLoxAfr1 chromosome 21, mLoxAfr1.hap2, whole genome shotgun sequence genomic segment:
- the IRX6 gene encoding iroquois-class homeodomain protein IRX-6: MSFPHFGHPYGGASQFLVSASPSATCCESAPRSVPNVASGSTPAAALCCASYNSRLLGSARPELGAALGIYGSPYAAAAAAQSYPGYLPYGPEPPALYGALNPQYEFKEATGSFTSGLAQSGAYYPYEPTLGQYQYDRYGAVELSGAGRRKNATRETTSTLKAWLNEHRKNPYPTKGEKIMLAIITKMTLTQVSTWFANARRRLKKENKMTWAPKNKGGEERKAEGGVEEPLGCLNSDTKDVAANHEARGLRLSDLEDLEEEEEEEEAEEEEAVATDADRLAEFHKGAQLLPAQCAASREGRLERRECGLAAPHFSFNEAPGLGEADFLGTEPEGPTLTMHYACSEKPRIWSLAHTAAASAVEGALPTRPRPQSPDCHLLPGQLRGSGGRPVVPRDSLCDESSRIAKAFGNPTFALQGLALNCAPCLQRREPAVQCQYQSGAEGSGLPTALSKRLSPIALPASRALSLPLQHAQVQACGLFPGRELFYSTP; this comes from the exons atgtccttcccacatttCGGACACCCATACGGCGGCGCTTCACAG tttctggtgtctgccagtCCCAGCGCCACTTGCTGCGAGTCCGCCCCGCGCTCGGTCCCGAACGTGGCCTCAGGCTCCACCCCGGCGGCAGCTCTCTGCTGCGCGTCCTACAACAGTCGGCTGCTGGGCAGCGCGCGGCCAGAGCTGGGCGCGGCCTTGGGCATCTATGGATCCCCCTATGCGGCCGCTGCGGCCGCTCAGAGCTACCCCGGCTATCTGCCCTACGGCCCCGAGCCGCCTGCGCTGTACGGGGCGCTG AATCCACAGTATGAATTTAAGGAGGCTACAGGGAGCTTTACATCCGGCCTGGCCCAATCAGGAGCCTATTATCCTTACGAGCCCACTCTGGGGCAGTACCAATATGATCG TTACGGCGCTGTGGAGCTGAGCGGAGCCGGGCGCCGGAAGAACGCCACGCGAGAAACCACTAGCACCCTCAAGGCCTGGCTCAATGAGCACCGCAAGAACCCCTATCCCACCAAGGGCGAGAAGATCATGCTGGCCATCATTACCAAGATGACCCTCACCCAGGTGTCTACGTGGTTCGCCAACGCTCGCCGGCGCctcaaaaaggaaaataagatgACGTGGGCACCCAAGAACAAAGGCGGAGAGGAGAGGAAGGCGGAAGGTGGAGTGGAGGAACCACTGGGCTGCCTAAACAGCGACACCAAAG ACGTTGCTGCTAACCACGAGGCCCGGGGGCTCCGGCTGAGTGATCTGGAAGAcctggaggaagaggaggaagaggaggaggccgAGGAAGAGGAGGCAGTGGCCACAGATGCTGACAGGCTGGCGGAGTTCCATAAGGGCGCGCAGCTGCTGCCGGCGCAGTGCGCGGCATCTCGAGAGGGCCGGCTGGAGCGCAGGGAGTGCGGCCTGGCGGCGCCCCACTTCTCCTTCAATGAGGCTCCCGGGCTCGGAGAGGCTGACTTCCTCGGGACGGAGCCCGAGGGCCCCACGCTGACCATGCACTACGCATGCAGTGAGAAACCGCGCATCTGGTCTCTGGCGCACACCGCGGCCGCCAGCGCCGTCGAAGGTGCACTTCCAACCCGGCCCAGGCCACAAAGTCCTGATTGCCACTTGCTTCCCGGACAGCTGAGAGGCTCGGGCGGGCGACCAGTGGTCCCTAGAGACTCCTTGTGCGACGAGTCTTCCCGCATAGCCAAAGCCTTTGGAAACCCCACGTTTGCCCTGCAGGGGCTAGCGCTGAACTGTGCGCCCTGCCTGCAGCGGAGGGAGCCCGCGGTGCAGTGCCAGTACCAGTCCGGAGCAGAAGGTAGTGGGCTCCCAACCGCGCTGTCCAAAAGACTCTCGCCCATTGCCCTGCCCGCCAGTCGTGCACTCTCTCTGCCTCTCCAGCACGCCCAAGTTCAGGCCTGTGGCCTCTTTCCTGGCAGGGAATTGTTCTATAGCACTCCTTGA